One genomic window of uncultured delta proteobacterium includes the following:
- the dedA gene encoding conserved hypothetical protein; putative inner membrane protein (Evidence 4 : Homologs of previously reported genes of unknown function; PubMedId : 3029016, 3040734, 7678242; Product type pm : putative membrane component) translates to MAEFFTMFADMFSQLVSFVLHIDKHLFELVDAYGVFIYCILFFIVFCETGLVVTPFLPGDSLLFASGTLAGAGRMDLLLVMGTMLAAAILGDAVNYHVGKFIGPPVFEKNYRLLNKKHLRQAQEFYERHGGKAIIMARFVPIVRTFAPFVAGVATMHPGRFFLFNITGAVLWVCLLVPAGYFLANNDFVRNNFSLMIYAIILISVLPIVFEFVRAKIRSAKEAKNGNGA, encoded by the coding sequence ATGGCCGAATTTTTTACCATGTTCGCTGATATGTTCAGCCAGCTTGTTTCGTTCGTCCTGCATATAGACAAGCATTTGTTCGAGCTGGTGGACGCCTACGGGGTGTTCATTTATTGCATCCTGTTTTTTATCGTGTTCTGCGAAACCGGCCTTGTGGTCACACCGTTCCTGCCGGGGGATTCGTTGCTGTTCGCCTCCGGCACGCTTGCGGGCGCGGGGCGGATGGACCTTCTTCTCGTCATGGGCACCATGCTCGCCGCGGCGATCCTCGGCGACGCCGTGAACTACCACGTGGGCAAATTCATCGGGCCGCCCGTGTTTGAGAAGAACTACCGCCTGCTGAACAAGAAGCACCTGCGCCAGGCCCAGGAATTTTACGAGCGCCACGGCGGCAAGGCCATCATCATGGCCCGGTTCGTGCCCATCGTGCGGACCTTCGCCCCCTTTGTGGCGGGGGTCGCCACCATGCACCCGGGCCGGTTTTTCCTTTTCAACATCACGGGCGCGGTTCTCTGGGTCTGCCTGCTGGTCCCGGCGGGGTATTTCCTGGCGAACAACGATTTCGTGCGGAACAATTTCAGCCTGATGATCTACGCCATCATCCTGATTTCCGTGCTGCCCATTGTGTTCGAGTTTGTCCGCGCGAAGATCCGGAGCGCCAAAGAAGCAAAAAACGGCAACGGCGCGTGA
- a CDS encoding putative C_GCAxxG_C_C family redox protein (Evidence 3 : Function proposed based on presence of conserved amino acid motif, structural feature or limited homology) — MSQVNRALAIFSSGFACSQAVLAVFCERYGLDETTALRIATGFAGGMKRADVCGAVTGAIMVIGLKYGHVDAADRASRRLAGERVQDFMTRFTELHGAIACRDLLQCDITTPEGRQFAMDNKLFTTRCHDLVVTAVEILEQSGY, encoded by the coding sequence ATGTCACAGGTCAACAGGGCTCTGGCGATTTTTTCAAGCGGGTTCGCCTGTTCCCAGGCGGTGCTCGCCGTTTTCTGCGAGCGGTACGGTCTTGACGAAACCACGGCGCTGCGTATCGCCACCGGGTTCGCCGGGGGGATGAAACGCGCGGATGTCTGCGGCGCTGTCACCGGCGCGATTATGGTCATCGGGCTGAAATACGGGCATGTGGACGCGGCGGACAGGGCTTCCCGGCGGCTTGCCGGGGAAAGGGTTCAGGATTTTATGACGCGTTTTACGGAGCTCCACGGCGCCATAGCCTGCCGCGATCTCTTGCAATGCGACATAACCACACCCGAGGGCAGGCAGTTTGCCATGGACAACAAGTTGTTCACGACGCGGTGCCATGATCTGGTCGTCACGGCGGTCGAAATTTTGGAGCAATCGGGGTACTGA
- a CDS encoding hypothetical protein (Evidence 5 : No homology to any previously reported sequences), protein MCRLNWRPRKCLGFKTPYEVFLEDANTQGLGVAL, encoded by the coding sequence ATGTGCCGCTTGAACTGGCGGCCTAGAAAATGCCTTGGGTTTAAGACACCCTATGAAGTTTTTTTAGAAGACGCCAATACCCAAGGACTGGGTGTTGCACTTTGA
- a CDS encoding ABC transporter, permease protein → MKEQTNIYDSRGFSRVLDTTAAWMLAILWGLPLFYAVWTAFHPSEFATRFTLTAPLTLDNFVNAWNAAPFARYFVNTIMLVTLTTAMQLILCTLAAYSFARYDFKGKTVAFGLILMQLMIMPDVLVVENYSTMSRIGVLDSTLAISLPYMASAFGIFLLRQTFKSVPKELEEAAAVEGANTLQVLWHVYVPLAKPTYAAYALVSISYHWNNFLWPLIVTNSVNSRPLTVGLQVFSATEQGVDWTIITAATLMTSGPLLVAFLLFQRQFVQSFMRAGIK, encoded by the coding sequence ATGAAGGAACAGACCAACATCTACGACAGCCGGGGGTTTTCCCGCGTCCTCGATACGACAGCCGCCTGGATGCTGGCCATTCTCTGGGGCCTGCCGCTGTTTTACGCCGTGTGGACGGCCTTTCACCCCTCCGAGTTCGCAACCCGCTTCACGCTGACCGCGCCCCTGACCCTGGACAACTTCGTCAACGCTTGGAACGCCGCGCCCTTTGCCCGCTATTTCGTGAACACCATCATGCTGGTGACCCTCACGACCGCCATGCAGCTCATCTTATGCACCCTGGCGGCCTATTCCTTCGCGCGGTATGACTTCAAGGGCAAGACCGTGGCCTTCGGGTTGATCCTCATGCAGCTCATGATCATGCCCGACGTGCTGGTGGTGGAGAACTACAGCACCATGAGCAGGATCGGCGTGCTGGATTCCACCCTTGCCATCAGTTTGCCGTACATGGCCTCGGCCTTCGGCATCTTTCTCCTGCGCCAGACGTTCAAGAGCGTCCCCAAGGAGCTTGAGGAGGCGGCGGCGGTGGAAGGGGCCAACACGCTCCAGGTGCTCTGGCACGTCTACGTGCCGCTCGCCAAGCCTACCTACGCGGCCTATGCCCTGGTTTCCATCAGCTACCACTGGAACAACTTCCTCTGGCCGCTGATCGTGACCAACTCCGTCAATTCCCGGCCTTTGACCGTGGGGCTGCAAGTCTTTTCCGCCACCGAGCAGGGCGTGGACTGGACCATCATTACAGCCGCCACGCTCATGACCTCCGGGCCGCTCCTGGTCGCCTTCCTGCTCTTCCAGCGGCAGTTCGTGCAGTCGTTCATGCGGGCGGGCATCAAGTAG
- a CDS encoding Binding--dependent transport system inner membrane component family protein, with amino-acid sequence MLKPATMRQINAWLLLLPGFALIVAFTHVPAVTTFIHSFFIDGRGGASAEFVGLEHYAYLLEDEVFHKALRNNLIFAFCTIPCAISLAMLMAFLVNARLKGQAFLRLCYFVPTVLPMIAVANIWLFFYTPDYGLLEQIRTFLGAKTGVNWLGSESTALFCVITVAVWKDAGFFMIFYLAALQQIPPSLGEAATLEGASRAYYYRRVVIPLLMPTTLFVLVNSTINAFRMVDHLFVLTQGGPNNATSLLLYYIYETSFKFWDTGYGATLTMVLLCFLGLAAILQFGFIEKRVHYR; translated from the coding sequence ATGCTCAAACCGGCGACAATGCGGCAGATCAACGCATGGCTCCTGCTGCTGCCAGGCTTTGCCCTGATCGTGGCCTTCACCCATGTTCCGGCGGTCACGACCTTTATCCACAGCTTTTTTATCGACGGACGCGGCGGCGCTTCCGCCGAGTTCGTGGGACTGGAGCACTATGCGTATCTGCTGGAGGACGAAGTCTTTCATAAAGCGCTGCGCAACAACCTGATTTTCGCCTTCTGCACCATTCCCTGCGCCATATCCCTGGCCATGCTCATGGCTTTTCTGGTCAACGCCCGGCTTAAGGGGCAGGCGTTTTTGCGGCTCTGCTACTTCGTGCCCACGGTTTTGCCCATGATCGCGGTGGCCAATATCTGGCTCTTTTTCTACACCCCGGACTATGGCCTGCTGGAGCAGATCAGGACCTTTCTCGGCGCGAAAACCGGCGTGAACTGGCTGGGGAGCGAAAGCACGGCGCTCTTCTGCGTGATTACCGTGGCCGTCTGGAAGGACGCGGGCTTCTTCATGATTTTCTATCTCGCGGCGCTGCAGCAGATACCGCCATCCCTCGGTGAAGCCGCGACGCTGGAGGGCGCGTCCCGCGCGTATTACTACCGCCGGGTGGTCATCCCGCTGCTCATGCCGACGACGCTCTTCGTGCTGGTGAATTCCACCATTAACGCCTTCCGCATGGTGGACCACCTTTTCGTGCTCACCCAGGGCGGGCCGAACAACGCCACCTCGCTCCTGCTCTATTACATCTATGAAACCAGCTTCAAGTTCTGGGATACCGGCTACGGCGCCACCCTGACCATGGTCCTCCTGTGCTTCCTGGGGCTCGCGGCCATCTTGCAGTTCGGCTTTATCGAAAAAAGGGTGCACTACAGATGA
- a CDS encoding Extracellular solute-binding protein family 1, whose amino-acid sequence MKRMRILCLAVLCLVFSTGTALAAQTNLTYYFPVSVGGPITKIVESMVQEFMQENPDIKVTPVYSGNYRDTITKALTALRGGEPPHIAVLLSTDMFTLIDEDAIVAYDDIVGKENMGFTKDYFPGFLRNSQTGGKTWGIPFQRSTIVLYWNKEMFKEAGLDPDKGPATWQDLVDMGKKLTKKDASGKVSQWGVAIPSTGYAYWMLQALAIQNGVELMNEAGNEVYYDNPKNIEALQFLVDLAYKHEVSPKGTIDWSTTPRDFFERKTAIMWTTTGNLTNVRTNAKFDFGVGMLPAKARLGSPTGGGNFYIFKNSTDAERKAAVKFAQWMTMPERAAQWGIDTGYVAVRPDAWQTERMKKYVEGFPYAAVARDQLAHAVPELSTHENQRVTKALDDAVQAAVNGTKQPGPALQDAQREATRILRRYNK is encoded by the coding sequence ATGAAACGTATGCGTATCCTTTGCCTGGCCGTTCTCTGCCTTGTCTTTTCAACGGGAACGGCCCTGGCGGCCCAGACGAACCTGACCTACTACTTCCCGGTTTCCGTGGGCGGCCCCATCACCAAAATCGTGGAAAGCATGGTCCAGGAATTCATGCAGGAAAATCCGGACATCAAAGTCACCCCCGTCTATTCCGGCAACTACCGCGACACCATCACCAAAGCGCTGACCGCCCTGCGCGGGGGCGAGCCGCCGCATATCGCGGTGCTGCTCTCCACCGACATGTTCACCCTGATCGACGAAGACGCCATCGTGGCGTACGACGACATCGTGGGCAAAGAGAACATGGGCTTCACCAAGGATTATTTCCCCGGTTTCCTGCGCAACAGCCAGACCGGCGGCAAAACTTGGGGCATCCCCTTCCAGCGCTCCACCATCGTGCTGTACTGGAACAAGGAAATGTTCAAGGAAGCCGGGCTTGATCCGGACAAAGGCCCCGCCACCTGGCAGGATCTGGTGGACATGGGCAAAAAGCTGACCAAAAAGGACGCCTCCGGCAAGGTGAGCCAGTGGGGCGTGGCCATCCCCAGCACCGGCTACGCGTACTGGATGCTCCAGGCCCTGGCCATCCAGAACGGCGTGGAACTCATGAACGAAGCCGGGAACGAAGTCTACTATGACAACCCCAAGAACATCGAAGCGTTGCAGTTCCTGGTGGACCTCGCCTACAAGCATGAAGTTTCCCCCAAGGGCACCATTGACTGGTCCACGACCCCGCGCGACTTTTTCGAGCGCAAAACCGCCATCATGTGGACGACCACCGGCAACCTGACCAACGTGCGCACCAACGCGAAATTCGATTTCGGCGTGGGCATGCTCCCGGCCAAAGCCCGCCTGGGTTCGCCCACCGGCGGCGGCAACTTCTACATCTTCAAGAACTCCACCGACGCGGAACGTAAAGCCGCCGTGAAGTTCGCCCAGTGGATGACCATGCCCGAGCGCGCCGCCCAGTGGGGCATTGATACCGGCTACGTGGCCGTGCGTCCCGACGCCTGGCAGACCGAGCGCATGAAAAAATACGTGGAAGGCTTCCCCTATGCCGCCGTGGCCCGCGACCAGCTGGCCCACGCCGTGCCGGAACTCTCCACCCACGAGAACCAGCGCGTGACCAAAGCCCTTGACGACGCGGTCCAGGCCGCGGTCAACGGCACCAAGCAGCCCGGCCCGGCCCTGCAGGACGCGCAGCGCGAAGCCACCCGCATCCTGCGCCGCTATAATAAGTAA
- the lysA gene encoding Diaminopimelate decarboxylase encodes MIHSIRTRYTDSVNFFGGRTPYDLVKEFGSPLYVYNEAILRERCRELLALSSHPGFRVCYSGKANANLSLLRIIRETGMCADAMSPGELAMQLAAGFTREDLVYVCNNVSVEEMKNAVDHDLLVSLDSLDQVDVFGQNFPGRKIMVRLNPGIGAGHHQKVITAGAKTKFGVRGDEFDQLRALLAKHKLTLAGINQHIGSLFMEGDKYLEAVEWLLETAKIFPGLEVIDFGGGFGIPYHKYEGQARLDMADLGKKFDALLKNWSKENNYNGRFVIEPGRYASAECSLVLGTVHATKRNGDIHFVGTDIGFNVLARPMMYDSFHDVEIYREGAGPEKDAQEQTIVGNICESGDILAKDRLLPVIETGDTIAMLDAGAYGFSMASPYTQRFRPAEVLITKDGAAKLIRRRETIEDVMRMFPEA; translated from the coding sequence ATGATACACAGCATTCGAACCCGGTACACGGATTCGGTCAATTTTTTCGGCGGCCGCACGCCGTACGATCTGGTAAAGGAATTCGGCTCCCCGCTGTACGTCTATAACGAAGCGATCCTGCGGGAGCGCTGCCGCGAGCTTTTGGCCCTTTCGTCCCATCCGGGGTTCCGCGTCTGCTATTCCGGCAAGGCCAACGCCAACCTGTCGCTCCTGCGCATCATCCGGGAAACGGGCATGTGCGCGGACGCCATGTCTCCCGGCGAGCTGGCCATGCAATTGGCCGCCGGGTTCACGCGCGAAGATCTGGTCTACGTCTGCAACAACGTTTCCGTCGAGGAAATGAAGAACGCGGTGGATCACGATCTGCTCGTCAGCCTCGACTCCCTGGACCAGGTGGACGTGTTCGGCCAAAACTTCCCGGGCCGCAAGATCATGGTCCGCCTGAACCCCGGCATCGGCGCGGGGCATCACCAGAAAGTCATCACCGCCGGGGCCAAGACCAAGTTCGGCGTGCGCGGCGACGAGTTCGACCAGCTCCGGGCGCTTCTCGCCAAGCACAAGCTCACCCTTGCGGGCATCAACCAGCACATCGGCTCCCTGTTCATGGAAGGGGACAAGTACCTCGAAGCCGTGGAATGGCTGCTGGAAACCGCGAAAATTTTCCCCGGCCTGGAAGTTATCGACTTCGGCGGCGGGTTCGGCATTCCGTATCATAAATATGAAGGCCAGGCCCGCCTCGACATGGCGGACCTCGGCAAGAAGTTCGACGCCCTGCTCAAGAACTGGAGCAAGGAAAACAACTACAACGGCAGGTTCGTCATCGAGCCGGGCCGGTACGCTTCCGCCGAATGCAGCCTGGTGCTCGGCACGGTCCACGCCACCAAGCGCAACGGGGATATCCATTTTGTGGGCACGGACATAGGCTTTAACGTGCTGGCCCGCCCCATGATGTACGACTCCTTCCACGACGTTGAAATCTACCGCGAAGGCGCGGGGCCGGAAAAAGACGCGCAGGAACAGACCATTGTGGGCAACATCTGCGAAAGCGGCGACATCCTGGCGAAAGACCGGTTGCTCCCGGTCATCGAGACGGGCGACACCATCGCCATGCTTGACGCGGGCGCCTACGGGTTTTCCATGGCGTCCCCCTACACCCAGCGTTTCCGCCCGGCCGAGGTGCTCATAACCAAGGACGGCGCCGCGAAACTTATCCGCCGCCGCGAAACCATTGAAGACGTCATGCGGATGTTCCCGGAAGCCTGA